The Flavipsychrobacter sp. genome contains the following window.
GCTTTATGATGCTAAGGGTTACTAGCCATATTATTTTCACCTTTCCTTCACATGCTTCTGCAATAGATTGTTTAACTTTAGTAAGGCACAATAAATAAGCAATACTATGCAAACAGCGTATATAATAGCGGGTTATCGCACGGCAGTTGGTAAGTCAAAAAGAGGAGGGTTGCGTTTCTATCGTCCTGATGATATGGCGGTAGATGTGATAAAGGGATTGATGGCATCTGTCCCAGAGCTAGACCCTAAACTGGTAGATGATGTGCTGGTAGGTAATGCGGTGCCGGAGGCGGAGCAGGGATTACAGGTAGGGCGTATCATTGCCAACCGTGCTATTGGTGAGTGGGCGCCGGGTGCTACGCTCAATCGTTATTGTGCATCGGGGCTGGAGACCATTGCTATGGCTACGGCTAAGATACAGAGCGGTATGGCAAACTGCATCATTGCAGGGGGTACAGAGAGTATGAGTCTGGTGCCTACAGCGGGATGGCGTACCATGCCCAACTACGAGATTGCTAAAGACAATGGTGATTACTACCTAAGCATGGGTTTAACTGCCGAGCAGGTAGCAAAAGATTACAAAGTATCTCGTGAAGACCAAGACGAGTTTGCTTATCACTCTCACCAAAAAGCACTCAAAGCAATAGAAGAAGGGTACTTCAGAAAAGGAATACTACCACTTACAGTAAAGGAGATAGGGCTGAATGCTAAAGGTAAGAGAGTAGAAAAAGAATATATAGTAGATACTGATGAAGGTCCGCGTGCCGATACCTCTATGGAAGCACTAGCTAAGTTGAGACCTGTATTTGCTGAAGCGGGCACCGTAACGGCGGGTAACTCTTCTCAAACATCAGACGGTGCAGCCTTTGTTATCGTGATGGGCGAAAAGCTGATGAACCAATTGGGGCTAAAACCATGGGGTAGACTAGTGGGCTGTGCCGCAGCAGGGGTAGACCCTCGTATAATGGGTATTGGACCTGTAGCAGCAGTACCTAAAGTATTGAAGCAAGTAGGGATGCAGTTGAATGATATTGACCTGATAGAGCTCAACGAGGCATTTGCTTCACAATCGCTGGCTGTGATACGCGAGCTGGGTATGAATCCTGATATTGTAAATATTAATGGTGGTGCGATCTCTTTAGGACACCCGTTAGGTTGTAGTGGTGCTAAGCTTACCATACAGTTACTTAACGATATGGAACGCTTGGGCAAGAAATATGGAATGGTGACCGCATGTGTGGGCGGAGGACAAGGAATAGCAGGCATTATAGAAAAAATGTAGTTTTTGAGAGCGGCTGGGCTAAAAAATCGTAATTTTGCGCAGCGTTTACATTCATTACAAGTCATGCGTCAAGTATTATTAACTATTCTTATAGCGGCAACAGCCATCCAAGCCAACGGACAGTTTATCAAAATCAAGAAACCATCTTACAATGGTATGTACTTTCAGTGGGGGTACAATAGAGATTGGTATTCGAAGAGCGATATACAATTTAAAGGGAGTAATTACGACTTTACTATTTATGATGTAAGGGCTACTGACCAACCCGACTTTGCTGCATTCAAAAATAATCCGATAGACATAACCATACCACAAAATAGTTACCGTATAGGTTTCTATTTGAATAAAGAACGTACGCATGCTATCGAGATCAATTACGATCATGCCAAGTATGTAATGCGCGATTATGAAACACTAAGAGTGAAGGGGCAAATACGCGGCAATCAGATAGATAAGGATACATTTGTGCATCGTCACTTTGCGCATGTAGACCATACTAATGGAGCTAACTTTTATATGATCAACTATGTTGGTCAAAAAGAGCTGCTGGCTAATAAAAATAATGGTAGAAGAATGGCAACTGTGATATGGAAACTAGGTGGTGGTATTGTTGTTCCGCGTTCCGATGTGATCGTATTGGGAGAGCAGCTGGATAATAAGTTTCACGTTGCAGGTTATGTGTTAGGTGCCGAGGGTGGTTTGCGTTTCTACCCATTGAAAAATTTGTTTTTAGAAGCTACACTTAAAGGAGGTTTTGCCAATTACTTAAACTCACTGGGTGTGGGTGACGGTAAATTAAAACATCACTTCTTCTATGGTGAGGTAATAGGTATGGTGGGTTATGATATTAACATAGGAATGAAGAAAAAAAGAGCAAGGTTAGAAGCCGCTGAAAAATTAAAGAACTAGAATATAGTATCTTTGTTATAAGTTTTGTTGCAACGTATACTACATAGCAGCATAGCAGTATTGCTATCCATAGTGCTACTCTTTGGTACTACACCTAAGGAGTATATACATCTTTTTGCTGATCACGTAGATACAGAGCATCGCCACCATGAGGG
Protein-coding sequences here:
- a CDS encoding acetyl-CoA C-acyltransferase; this translates as MQTAYIIAGYRTAVGKSKRGGLRFYRPDDMAVDVIKGLMASVPELDPKLVDDVLVGNAVPEAEQGLQVGRIIANRAIGEWAPGATLNRYCASGLETIAMATAKIQSGMANCIIAGGTESMSLVPTAGWRTMPNYEIAKDNGDYYLSMGLTAEQVAKDYKVSREDQDEFAYHSHQKALKAIEEGYFRKGILPLTVKEIGLNAKGKRVEKEYIVDTDEGPRADTSMEALAKLRPVFAEAGTVTAGNSSQTSDGAAFVIVMGEKLMNQLGLKPWGRLVGCAAAGVDPRIMGIGPVAAVPKVLKQVGMQLNDIDLIELNEAFASQSLAVIRELGMNPDIVNINGGAISLGHPLGCSGAKLTIQLLNDMERLGKKYGMVTACVGGGQGIAGIIEKM